Proteins from one Sarcophilus harrisii chromosome 2, mSarHar1.11, whole genome shotgun sequence genomic window:
- the SCAMP5 gene encoding secretory carrier-associated membrane protein 5: MAEKVNNFPPLPKFIPLKPCFYQDFEAEIPPQHLTMTKRLYYLWMLNSITLAMNLVGCLAWLIGGGGAVNFGLAFLWFILFTPCSYVCWFRPIYKAFKSDSSFNFMAFFFTFLAQLVISIIQSVGIPGWGVCGWIATITFFGTNVGAAVVMLIPTIMFSVMAVFSFIALSMVHKFYRGSGGSISKAQEEWTTGAWKNPHVQQAAQNAAMGAAQGAVSQHQNPYSATPNYTYSNEM; encoded by the exons ATGGCAG AAAAAGTGAACAATTTCCCTCCCCTGCCCAAGTTCATCCCTTTGAAGCCATGTTTCTATCAGGACTTCGAGGCTGAGATCCCCCCTCAGCACCTCACTATGACCAAACGCCTCTATTATCTCTGGATGT TAAACAGCATCACATTGGCCATGAACCTGGTGGGCTGCTTGGCGTGGCTGATTGGAGGCGGTGGAGCTGTTAACTTTGGACTGGCCTTTCTCTGGTTCATTCTCTTTACCCCCTGCTCCTATGTCTGCTGGTTTCGGCCTATTTACAAAGCCTTCAA ATCAGACAGCTCTTTTAACTTCATGGCCTTCTTCTTCACCTTCTTGGCTCAACTGGTTATCAGCATCATCCAGTCTGTGGGAATTCCTGGCTGGGGAGTCTG TGGCTGGATTGCAACCATCACTTTCTTTGGGACCAACGTGGGAGCTGCAGTGGTAATGCTTATTCCTACCATCATGTTCTCAGTCATGGCTGTATTTTCCTTCATCGCTCTCAGCATG GTTCATAAATTCTACCGGGGCAGTGGCGGAAGTATAAGTAAAGCCCAAGAGGAGTGGACTACTGGAGCTTGGAAGAATCCCCACGTACAGCAGGCAGCCCAGAATGCTGCCATGGGGGCTGCCCAGGGAGCTGTGAGCCAGCATCAAAACCCATACTCTGCCACCCCCAATTACACTTATTCCAACGAGATGTGA